In the Quercus lobata isolate SW786 chromosome 5, ValleyOak3.0 Primary Assembly, whole genome shotgun sequence genome, one interval contains:
- the LOC115991689 gene encoding probable leucine-rich repeat receptor-like serine/threonine-protein kinase At3g14840 isoform X2 → MARLVLPYVRFIVFLLLTCMAAQPGTGRTTHGDEVKALGEIAEQLGKKDWNTNVEPCINDLSWLTPKLDWNPPSNNSLFCNCSYPDSVCHVVALILKGQDLGGVLPRSLVKLPYLTYLDLTRNFLSGNIPHEWASTKLEYLSLTVNNLSGPIPSFLGNITTLRYMNIENNLFSGMVPPELGKLVNLENIILSANNLSGELPFALTKLTKLTELRISSNNFTGRMPDFFRSWKQLEKLVIQASGFEGPIPSSISILSNLTELRISDLVGEGSNFPNLSSMTSMTILMLRSCNIFGQIPTYISNMTQLKILDLSFNRLEGRIPHLDGLLALKFMYLTSNFLNGTIPDWIKSRDNRFHIDLSYNNLSEHSAPPCRPNLNLFKSFSGRNNLILNECLKDFPCSKDRYSLHINCGGKATTVGNIMYEEDDGIAGPAVFFPVMERKNWGFSGTGNWDGNTSNGYVAKNVSALTMKESELYTSARLSPLSITYYARCLANGRYKVKLHFAEIVFRDNRSFYSLGRRIFDVYLQEERVMKDFDIENTAPGVDKAVVMKFNAVVKNSVLMIRFYWAGKGTTTAPETGIYGPLISAISVESGFIHLNDKMKMTIVVGAVVLALLLIFMILGILRWKGYLGGRISREKELRRLDLQTGFFTYRQIKAATDNFNTANKIGEGGFGSVYKGILLDGTVIAVKQLSSKSKQGSREFVNEIGIMSGLQHPNLVRLYGCCIEGKQLLLVYEYMENNSLAHTLFGPADGQLKLDWLTRQKICVGIARGLAFLHEESTLKIVHRDIKSTNVLLDRDLNPKISDFGLAKLDEDENTSIKTRIAGTIQVAIRSRTCLTQEMPLSTKRKP, encoded by the exons ATGGCGAGGCTTGTTCTTCCTTACGTTAGATTCATTGTGTTCTTGTTACTTACATGCATGGCAGCACAACCTGGAACAGGCCGGACAACTCATGGTGATGAAG TGAAAGCCCTTGGCGAAATAGCTGAACAATTGGGAAAGAAAGACTGGAATACCAATGTGGAACCATGCATAAATGACCTAAGTTGGTTAACGCCAAAATTGGATTGGAACCCACCATCCAACAATTCTCTCTTTTGCAATTGCTCCTACCCTGATAGTGTATGCCACGTCGTTGCATT GATTCTTAAAGGGCAGGATCTCGGCGGTGTGCTTCCACGATCTCTGGTGAAGCTACCCTACCTGACGTACCT TGATCTCACTCGTAACTTCCTTAGTGGTAACATACCCCACGAATGGGCTTCTACAAAGTTGGAATATTT GTCCCTCACTGTGAACAACTTATCAGGACCAATTCCAAGCTTCTTGGGAAACATTACCACACTTAGATATAT GAATATCGAGAACAATCTGTTTTCAGGAATGGTTCCCCCTGAGCTTGGAAAGTTGGTTAACTTGGAGAATAT CATTCTTAGTGCTAACAATCTCTCAGGAGAGTTGCCATTCGCTCTTACTAAGTTGACCAAATTAACGGAACT TAGAATTAGCAGTAACAACTTCACTGGAAGAATGCCTGACTTTTTCCGAAGTTGGAAACAACTAGAGAAATT AGTGATCCAAGCTAGTGGTTTTGAGGGGCCAATTCCTTCTAGCATTTCTATCCTGAGTAACTTAACAGAGCT AAGGATCAGTGACTTAGTTGGAGAGGGTTCAAATTTTCCAAACTTAAGTAGCATGACAAGCATGACAATATT GATGTTGAGGAGCTGTAATATCTTTGGACAAATTCCTACATATATATCAAACATGACACAACTCAAAATTTT GGATCTCAGCTTCAATAGATTGGAGGGACGTATTCCACATTTGGATGGTCTATTAGCGTTGAAGTTCAT GTATCTGACAAGCAACTTTCTCAATGGAACTATTCCAGACTGGATTAAGAGCAGAGACAATCGCTT CCATATAGATCTTTCTTACAATAATTTGTCAGAGCACTCTGCACCACCCTGTCGACCAAATTT AAATTTGTTCAAAAGCTTCTCTGGAAGGAACAACTT AATACTTAATGAATGCCTGAAGGACTTTCCATGTTCAAAAG ATCGGTATTCATTGCACATAAATTGTGGTGGGAAAGCAACCACTGTTGGAAACATAATGTATGAAGAGGATGATGGCATAGCTGGTCCTGCAGTATTTTTTCCTGTGATGGAGAGGAAGAATTGGGGATTCAGTGGCACTGGAAATTGGGATGGCAATACCTCAAATGGCTATGTAGCAAAGAATGTATCTGCACTTACAATGAAAGAGTCTGAACTGTACACAAGTGCACGCCTATCTCCTCTTTCAATCACATATTATGCTCGCTGCTTAGCAAATGGACGTTATAAAGTGAAACTTCACTTTGCGGAGATAGTATTCAGAGACAACAGATCCTTTTACAGTCTTGGAAGGCGGATATTTGATGTTTATCTCCAG GAGGAACGGGTGATGaaagattttgatattgaaaacACTGCACCGGGGGTTGATAAAGCAGTTGTTATGAAATTTAATGCAGTTGTTAAAAATAGCGTTTTGATGATTCGCTTTTATTGGGCTGGGAAAGGGACAACAACTGCCCCAGAGACAGGAATATATGGTCCTCTCATTTCAGCTATCTCTGTGGAATCTG gTTTCATTCACCTTAATGATAAGATGAAGATGACCATTGTGGTTGGAGCTGTAGTTTTGGCGCTACTTctcatttttatgattttgggcATTCTTCGGTGGAAAGGCTATTTGGGAGGGAGGATATCAAGGGAAAAAG AGTTGAGAAGATTAGATCTCCAAACGGGCTTTTTTACATATAGACAAATAAAAGCTGCCACTGATAACTTCAATACAGCAAACAAGATTGGAGAAGGTGGTTTTGGATCAGTTTACAAG GGTATACTATTAGATGGTACTGTAATTGCGGTTAAACAACTTTCATCAAAATCAAAGCAAGGAAGTCGTGAATTTGTGAATGAAATAGGCATTATGTCTGGTTTACAACATCCAAATCTGGTTAGATTGTATGGATGTTGTATTGAAGGAAAACAATTATTGTTGGTATATGAGTACATGGAAAACAATAGCCTTGCACATACTCTGTTTG GTCCTGCAGATGGTCAGTTAAAATTGGATTGGCTTACAAGGCAGAAAATATGTGTTGGCATAGCAAGAGGTCTAGCTTTCTTGCATGAGGAATCAACACTGAAAATTGTTCATAGAGACATCAAATCTACTAATGTGTTGCTTGATAGGGACCTTAACCCTAAGATCTCTGACTTTGGTTTGGCCAAGCTCGATGAAGATGAGAACACAAGCATTAAAACCAGAATTGCTGGAACAAT TCAAGTAGCCATAAGAAGTAGAACATGTCTAACTCAAGAAATGCCCCTAAGTACCAAGAGAAAACCTTAA
- the LOC115988313 gene encoding probable leucine-rich repeat receptor-like serine/threonine-protein kinase At3g14840, protein MKRVLPDISFTVAVFLLVLCMAAQAATPVNEVKALREIRLQLGKKDWNFSVDPCINESSWLTPKLDSRPLYNNSLFCNCSYPDSVCHVIGLFLQGQDLDGVLPRALVKLPYLKSLHLTLNYLSGNIPHEWASTQLEFLSLSMNNLSGPLPSFLGNITTLTYLGIENNLFSGMVPLELGKLVNLENLILSANNFSGELPVALTNLTKLTELRISSNNFTGRIPDFFRSWKQLQKLEIQASGFEGPIPSSISILSNLTELRISDLVGEGSKFPNLSSMRRMWRLMLRSCNITGSIPPYISNMKMIQILDLSFNRLEGSVPDLRDHKKLEYMYLTSNLLNGPIPDWIMGSDNQVKYLDLSYNSFSESFDPACQDTLQNKNLFKSSSGRDNLILDECLKNVPCSKDRYSMHINCGGNAITIGNIMYEADSELGSSAKFFHEKENWGFSSTGLFWDTDASLSDYIAYNVSILTMNESELYTSARLSPLSFTYYARCLAKGTYNVKLHFAEIVIRDNRSFYSLGRRIFDIYVQEKLVWKDFDIESSARGVDKAVVKEHKANVTDNVLMIRFYWAGKGTTAAPKRGTYGPLISAISVESDFSRPHDGKKKISIVVLVGAVVVVLLLIFMILGILWWKGCLGGRSSRENELKGLDLQTGFFTYRQIKAATNNFNAANKIGEGGFGSVYKGILLDGTVIAVKQLSPKSKQGSREFVNEIGMISSLQHPNLVRLYGCCIEGKHLLLVYEYMENNSLAHTLFGPVDGRLKLDWSARQKICVGMARGLAFLHEESTLKVVHRDIKATNVLLDRDLNPKISDFGLAKLDEEENTHISTRIAGTIGYMAPEYALRGYLTDKADVFSFGVVALEIVAGKNNMKYQPNENFVCLLDKAIVLQQKGNLMELVDPELGSEFSKKEVIRMIKVALLCTNPSPAPRPTMTAVVSMLEGGTVVDELNIDPSIYGNNEWRFEGLRNQLGKSPQPSSRESQSLAQSSNATWMCSSTSV, encoded by the exons ATGAAAAGGGTTCTTCCTGATATTAGCTTTACTGTTGCTGTGTTCTTGTTAGTTTTGTGCATGGCAGCACAAGCAGCAACTCCTGTTAATGAAG TGAAAGCCCTTCGTGAAATACGTCTACAATTGGGAAAGAAAGACTGGAATTTCAGTGTGGACCCATGCATAAATGAGTCAAGTTGGTTAACGCCAAAATTGGATTCGAGGCCACTGTACAACAATTCTCTCTTCTGCAATTGCTCCTACCCTGATAGTGTATGCCATGTCATTGGATT GTTTCTTCAAGGGCAAGATCTTGACGGTGTGCTTCCACGAGCTCTGGTGAAGCTACCATACCTGAAGTCCCT TCATCTCACTCTTAACTACCTCAGTGGTAACATACCCCACGAATGGGCTTCTACACAGTTGGAATTTCT GTCTCTCTCTATGAACAACTTATCAGGACCACTTCCAAGCTTCTTGGGAAACATTACCACACTTACATATCT GGGCATAGAGAACAATCTGTTTTCTGGAATGGTTCCCCTTGAGCTTGGAAAGTTGGTTAACTTGGAGAATCT CATTCTTAGTGCTAACAATTTCTCAGGAGAGTTGCCAGTCGCACTTACTAATTTGACCAAATTAACAGAACT TAGAATTAGCAGTAACAACTTCACTGGAAGAATACCCGACTTTTTTCGAAGTTGGAAACAGCTTCAGAAATT AGAGATCCAAGCTAGTGGTTTTGAGGGGCCCATTCCTTCTAGCATTTCTATCTTGAGTAATTTAACCGAGCT AAGGATCAGTGACTTAGTTGGAGAGGGATCAAAATTTCCAAACTTAAGTAGCATGAGGCGCATGTGGAGATT GATGCTGAGGAGTTGTAACATCACTGGATCAATTCCTCCATACATATCAAACATGAAAATGATTCAAATTTT AGATCTTAGCTTCAACAGATTGGAAGGAAGTGTTCCAGATTTAAGAGATCATAAAAAGCTGGAATACAT gTATTTGACAAGCAACTTGCTCAATGGGCCTATTCCGGACTGGATCATGGGCAGTGACAATCAAGT GAAATATTTAGATCTTTCTTACAATAGTTTTTCAGAAAGTTTTGACCCAGCTTGTCAAGACACATTGCAAAA CAAAAATTTGTTCAAAAGCTCTTCTGGAAGGGACAACTT AATACTTGATGAGTGCCTGAAGAATGTTCCATGTTCAAAAG ATCGGTATTCAATGCATATAAATTGCGGTGGGAACGCTATCACCATTGGAAACATAATGTATGAAGCGGATAGTGAGCTAGGTAGTTCAGCGAAATTTTTTCATGAGAAGGAGAATTGGGGATTCAGTAGCACTGGACTTTTTTGGGATACAGACGCTAGCCTATCCGACTACATTGCATATAATGTATCCATACTTACAATGAACGAGTCTGAACTATACACAAGTGCACGCCTATCTCCTCTTTCATTCACATATTATGCCCGCTGCTTAGCAAAGGGAACCTATAATGTGAAACTTCACTTTGCGGAGATAGTAATCAGAGACAATAGATCTTTTTACAGTCTTGGAAGGCggatatttgatatttatgtcCAG GAAAAACTGGTGTGGaaagattttgatattgaaaGTTCTGCAAGAGGGGTTGATAAGGCTGTTGTTAAGGAACATAAAGCAAATGTTACAGATAATGTTTTGATGATTCGCTTTTACTGGGCTGGGAAAGGGACAACAGCTGCCCCAAAGAGAGGAACATATGGTCCCCTCATATCAGCAATCTCTGTGGAATCAG ATTTCAGTCGTCCTCATGATGGCAAGAAGAAAATATCTATTGTGGTACTGGTTGGAGCTGTAGTTGTGGTGCTACTCctcatttttatgattttgggcATTCTTTGGTGGAAAGGCTGTTTGGGAGGGAGGTCATCAAGGGAAAATG AGTTAAAAGGTTTAGATCTGCAAACTGGTTTTTTTACATATAGACAAATAAAAGCTGCCACTAATAACTTCAATGCTGCAAACAAGATTGGGGAAGGTGGTTTTGGATCAGTTTATAAG GGTATACTACTTGATGGTACTGTAATTGCGGTTAAGCAACTTTCACCAAAATCAAAGCAAGGAAGCCGTGAATTTGTGAATGAAATAGGCATGATATCTAGTTTACAACATCCAAATCTTGTTAGATTGTATGGATGCTGTATTGAAGGAAAACATTTATTGTTGGTATATGAGTACATGGAAAACAATAGCCTTGCACATACTTTGTTTG GCCCTGTGGATGGTCGGTTAAAATTGGACTGGTCCGCAAGGCAGAAAATATGTGTTGGCATGGCAAGAGGTCTGGCTTTCTTGCATGAGGAATCAACTCTGAAAGTTGTTCATAGAGACATCAAAGCTACTAATGTGTTGCTTGATAGGGACCTCAACCCTAAGATCTCTGACTTTGGTTTGGCCAAGCTTGATGAAGAGGAGAACACGCACATAAGCACTAGAATTGCTGGAACAAT AGGCTACATGGCACCAGAATATGCACTACGAGGTTATTTAACCGACAAAGCAgatgttttcagttttggaGTTGTTGCATTGGAAATTGTAGCTGGGAAGAACAACATGAAATATCAACCAAACGAGAACTTTGTATGCCTTCTAGATAAG GCTATTGTTTTACAACAGAAAGGGAATTTGATGGAGTTGGTAGATCCTGAATTGGGTTCTGAGTTCAGTAAGAAAGAGGTAATTAGAATGATTAAAGTAGCATTATTATGCACTAATCCATCCCCAGCACCTAGGCCTACCATGACTGCGGTAGTGAGCATGCTTGAAGGCGGGACAGTTGTTGATGAATTGAACATCGATCCAAGTATTTATGGTAATAATGAATGGAGGTTTGAAGGCTTAAGAAACCAACTTGGTAAAAGCCCACAACCAAGCTCAAGGGAAAGTCAGAGCCTTGCTCAGTCATCAAATGCAACATGGATGTGCTCTTCTACATCTGTCTAG
- the LOC115991689 gene encoding probable leucine-rich repeat receptor-like serine/threonine-protein kinase At3g14840 isoform X3 → MARLVLPYVRFIVFLLLTCMAAQPGTGRTTHGDEVKALGEIAEQLGKKDWNTNVEPCINDLSWLTPKLDWNPPSNNSLFCNCSYPDSVCHVVALILKGQDLGGVLPRSLVKLPYLTYLDLTRNFLSGNIPHEWASTKLEYLSLTVNNLSGPIPSFLGNITTLRYMNIENNLFSGMVPPELGKLVNLENIILSANNLSGELPFALTKLTKLTELRISSNNFTGRMPDFFRSWKQLEKLVIQASGFEGPIPSSISILSNLTELRISDLVGEGSNFPNLSSMTSMTILMLRSCNIFGQIPTYISNMTQLKILDLSFNRLEGRIPHLDGLLALKFMYLTSNFLNGTIPDWIKSRDNRFHIDLSYNNLSEHSAPPCRPNLNLFKSFSGRNNLILNECLKDFPCSKDRYSLHINCGGKATTVGNIMYEEDDGIAGPAVFFPVMERKNWGFSGTGNWDGNTSNGYVAKNVSALTMKESELYTSARLSPLSITYYARCLANGRYKVKLHFAEIVFRDNRSFYSLGRRIFDVYLQEERVMKDFDIENTAPGVDKAVVMKFNAVVKNSVLMIRFYWAGKGTTTAPETGIYGPLISAISVESGFIHLNDKMKMTIVVGAVVLALLLIFMILGILRWKGYLGGRISREKELRRLDLQTGFFTYRQIKAATDNFNTANKIGEGGFGSVYKGILLDGTVIAVKQLSSKSKQGSREFVNEIGIMSGLQHPNLVRLYGCCIEGKQLLLVYEYMENNSLAHTLFGPADGQLKLDWLTRQKICVGIARGLAFLHEESTLKIVHRDIKSTNVLLDRDLNPKISDFGLAKLDEDENTSIKTRIAGTMPSFYIRRGI, encoded by the exons ATGGCGAGGCTTGTTCTTCCTTACGTTAGATTCATTGTGTTCTTGTTACTTACATGCATGGCAGCACAACCTGGAACAGGCCGGACAACTCATGGTGATGAAG TGAAAGCCCTTGGCGAAATAGCTGAACAATTGGGAAAGAAAGACTGGAATACCAATGTGGAACCATGCATAAATGACCTAAGTTGGTTAACGCCAAAATTGGATTGGAACCCACCATCCAACAATTCTCTCTTTTGCAATTGCTCCTACCCTGATAGTGTATGCCACGTCGTTGCATT GATTCTTAAAGGGCAGGATCTCGGCGGTGTGCTTCCACGATCTCTGGTGAAGCTACCCTACCTGACGTACCT TGATCTCACTCGTAACTTCCTTAGTGGTAACATACCCCACGAATGGGCTTCTACAAAGTTGGAATATTT GTCCCTCACTGTGAACAACTTATCAGGACCAATTCCAAGCTTCTTGGGAAACATTACCACACTTAGATATAT GAATATCGAGAACAATCTGTTTTCAGGAATGGTTCCCCCTGAGCTTGGAAAGTTGGTTAACTTGGAGAATAT CATTCTTAGTGCTAACAATCTCTCAGGAGAGTTGCCATTCGCTCTTACTAAGTTGACCAAATTAACGGAACT TAGAATTAGCAGTAACAACTTCACTGGAAGAATGCCTGACTTTTTCCGAAGTTGGAAACAACTAGAGAAATT AGTGATCCAAGCTAGTGGTTTTGAGGGGCCAATTCCTTCTAGCATTTCTATCCTGAGTAACTTAACAGAGCT AAGGATCAGTGACTTAGTTGGAGAGGGTTCAAATTTTCCAAACTTAAGTAGCATGACAAGCATGACAATATT GATGTTGAGGAGCTGTAATATCTTTGGACAAATTCCTACATATATATCAAACATGACACAACTCAAAATTTT GGATCTCAGCTTCAATAGATTGGAGGGACGTATTCCACATTTGGATGGTCTATTAGCGTTGAAGTTCAT GTATCTGACAAGCAACTTTCTCAATGGAACTATTCCAGACTGGATTAAGAGCAGAGACAATCGCTT CCATATAGATCTTTCTTACAATAATTTGTCAGAGCACTCTGCACCACCCTGTCGACCAAATTT AAATTTGTTCAAAAGCTTCTCTGGAAGGAACAACTT AATACTTAATGAATGCCTGAAGGACTTTCCATGTTCAAAAG ATCGGTATTCATTGCACATAAATTGTGGTGGGAAAGCAACCACTGTTGGAAACATAATGTATGAAGAGGATGATGGCATAGCTGGTCCTGCAGTATTTTTTCCTGTGATGGAGAGGAAGAATTGGGGATTCAGTGGCACTGGAAATTGGGATGGCAATACCTCAAATGGCTATGTAGCAAAGAATGTATCTGCACTTACAATGAAAGAGTCTGAACTGTACACAAGTGCACGCCTATCTCCTCTTTCAATCACATATTATGCTCGCTGCTTAGCAAATGGACGTTATAAAGTGAAACTTCACTTTGCGGAGATAGTATTCAGAGACAACAGATCCTTTTACAGTCTTGGAAGGCGGATATTTGATGTTTATCTCCAG GAGGAACGGGTGATGaaagattttgatattgaaaacACTGCACCGGGGGTTGATAAAGCAGTTGTTATGAAATTTAATGCAGTTGTTAAAAATAGCGTTTTGATGATTCGCTTTTATTGGGCTGGGAAAGGGACAACAACTGCCCCAGAGACAGGAATATATGGTCCTCTCATTTCAGCTATCTCTGTGGAATCTG gTTTCATTCACCTTAATGATAAGATGAAGATGACCATTGTGGTTGGAGCTGTAGTTTTGGCGCTACTTctcatttttatgattttgggcATTCTTCGGTGGAAAGGCTATTTGGGAGGGAGGATATCAAGGGAAAAAG AGTTGAGAAGATTAGATCTCCAAACGGGCTTTTTTACATATAGACAAATAAAAGCTGCCACTGATAACTTCAATACAGCAAACAAGATTGGAGAAGGTGGTTTTGGATCAGTTTACAAG GGTATACTATTAGATGGTACTGTAATTGCGGTTAAACAACTTTCATCAAAATCAAAGCAAGGAAGTCGTGAATTTGTGAATGAAATAGGCATTATGTCTGGTTTACAACATCCAAATCTGGTTAGATTGTATGGATGTTGTATTGAAGGAAAACAATTATTGTTGGTATATGAGTACATGGAAAACAATAGCCTTGCACATACTCTGTTTG GTCCTGCAGATGGTCAGTTAAAATTGGATTGGCTTACAAGGCAGAAAATATGTGTTGGCATAGCAAGAGGTCTAGCTTTCTTGCATGAGGAATCAACACTGAAAATTGTTCATAGAGACATCAAATCTACTAATGTGTTGCTTGATAGGGACCTTAACCCTAAGATCTCTGACTTTGGTTTGGCCAAGCTCGATGAAGATGAGAACACAAGCATTAAAACCAGAATTGCTGGAACAAT